One genomic window of Proteobacteria bacterium CG1_02_64_396 includes the following:
- a CDS encoding ABC transporter permease produces the protein MNMLPLALRGLTRNRRRSLTTLSAIAVGFAAVTLFAGYIHNIFGGLAAQSIHGELLGHLTLSLRGLDKEGRFDPERYLLHEDDIAKIEALLEADPQVTLVTPRLALSGIAANGRVSTIFIAEGIDPDDGWRIQAPAAALRDSLGLEDSGIPEQLAVEGLDAARPDGVTLGRDLAGLLDLKRGDIGVVLVNTVGGQANALDFSVGGIFDTGNAGTNDKMMFMPIELARTLYDLPGGADRLTVLLDDVKHTAQARDRIEKVLNGAGFDVEVKTWQTLSAFYRQVKGMFEMIFGFIALIVLTVVVMSTASAMGMTVVERTREIGTLRAIGLKRGKVVRLFVLESFLLTLLGCATGLLLAYLTRYGVNAAHISYIPPNATAPVPLRVDFDAARAWWTLALMLVVGSAAAWLPARRAARQPIIEALGHV, from the coding sequence ATGAACATGCTCCCACTCGCCCTGCGCGGCCTGACCCGCAACCGCCGCCGCAGCCTGACCACCCTGAGCGCCATCGCGGTCGGCTTTGCCGCCGTCACCCTGTTTGCCGGCTACATCCACAACATCTTCGGTGGGCTGGCGGCTCAGTCGATCCATGGCGAGCTGCTCGGCCACCTGACCCTCAGCCTGCGGGGGCTCGACAAAGAGGGGCGGTTCGATCCCGAGCGGTACCTGCTGCACGAGGACGACATCGCCAAGATCGAGGCACTGCTCGAAGCAGACCCCCAGGTCACCCTGGTCACCCCCCGGCTGGCCCTGAGCGGCATCGCCGCCAACGGCCGGGTGAGCACCATCTTCATCGCCGAGGGGATCGATCCCGACGACGGCTGGCGGATTCAGGCCCCGGCGGCGGCGCTGCGCGATTCCCTGGGGCTTGAGGACAGTGGGATTCCTGAGCAACTGGCGGTCGAGGGGCTCGATGCGGCCAGGCCCGATGGGGTGACCCTGGGGCGCGATCTGGCCGGATTGCTCGATTTGAAACGCGGCGACATCGGGGTGGTGCTGGTCAACACGGTGGGGGGGCAGGCCAACGCCCTCGATTTCAGCGTGGGGGGGATCTTCGACACCGGCAACGCCGGGACCAACGACAAGATGATGTTCATGCCCATCGAGCTGGCCCGGACCCTCTACGACCTGCCCGGCGGCGCCGACCGACTGACCGTACTGCTCGACGATGTGAAGCACACCGCCCAGGCGCGGGATCGCATTGAAAAGGTGCTGAACGGGGCGGGATTCGACGTCGAGGTGAAAACCTGGCAGACGCTCTCGGCCTTCTATCGGCAGGTGAAGGGGATGTTCGAGATGATCTTCGGCTTCATCGCCCTGATCGTGCTGACAGTGGTGGTGATGAGCACCGCCAGCGCCATGGGGATGACGGTGGTCGAGCGCACCCGGGAGATCGGCACCCTGCGGGCCATCGGTTTGAAGCGGGGCAAGGTGGTGCGGTTGTTCGTGCTCGAATCGTTTTTGCTCACCCTGCTGGGGTGCGCGACCGGGCTGCTGCTGGCTTACCTAACCCGCTATGGGGTCAACGCCGCCCACATCAGCTACATCCCCCCCAACGCCACCGCCCCGGTGCCACTGCGGGTCGACTTCGACGCCGCCCGCGCCTGGTGGACCCTGGCGTTGATGTTGGTGGTGGGCAGCGCGGCGGCGTGGTTGCCGGCGCGGCGGGCCGCCCGACAACCGATCATCGAGGCACTGGGCCATGTTTAA
- a CDS encoding lipoprotein ABC transporter ATP-binding protein LolD: protein MCVERRRSVSHQPLVRLKNLHRTFMLGQTPVQALRGVDLTIHAGEFLAVWGPSGSGKSTLMNMVGLIDAPTSGKVEIDGHDVHTLSDDAITTFRGQHIGFVFQSFNLVPVLSALENVMLPLQIQGVDKVAARQRAQGALGDVGLADHAPARPDKLSGGQRQRVAIARALVVGPKLVIADEPTANLDSGNSAMVVELMHDLNRRLGVTFLFTTHDPRLLEHVDRKVHLRDGLIETDERGAV from the coding sequence ATTTGCGTTGAAAGGAGGCGGTCCGTGAGCCATCAGCCCCTGGTACGACTCAAAAACCTCCACCGCACCTTCATGTTGGGACAAACCCCGGTGCAAGCGCTGCGCGGGGTCGATTTAACGATTCACGCCGGGGAATTCCTGGCGGTCTGGGGCCCCTCGGGCAGCGGCAAATCGACCCTGATGAACATGGTCGGCCTGATCGACGCCCCCACTTCGGGCAAGGTCGAGATCGACGGCCACGACGTGCACACCTTAAGCGACGACGCCATCACCACCTTTCGGGGGCAGCACATCGGCTTTGTCTTCCAGAGCTTCAACCTGGTGCCGGTCCTCTCGGCGCTGGAGAACGTCATGCTCCCCTTGCAGATTCAGGGGGTCGACAAGGTTGCGGCTCGGCAGCGGGCGCAGGGAGCGCTCGGCGATGTGGGTTTGGCCGACCATGCCCCGGCCCGACCCGACAAACTCAGCGGCGGACAGCGGCAGCGGGTTGCCATCGCCCGCGCCCTGGTGGTTGGTCCCAAGCTGGTGATCGCCGACGAGCCGACCGCCAACCTCGATTCGGGCAACAGCGCCATGGTGGTCGAGCTGATGCACGACCTGAACCGCCGCCTCGGGGTGACCTTTCTTTTCACCACCCACGATCCCCGGTTGCTGGAGCACGTCGACCGCAAAGTGCACCTGCGCGATGGGTTGATCGAGACCGACGAAAGGGGGGCCGTATGA
- a CDS encoding aspartate carbamoyltransferase, with translation MAESLAFHQRHLITMEGLSRDEIEAILAVARSFRELNERDIKKSPSLRGRTVINLFFENSTRTRSSFEIAGKRLSADVINISASGSSTTKGETLLDTAANLQAMVPDVVVVRHAQGGACEFLTRHLECSIVNAGDGRHEHPTQALLDLLTMHDHIGDWADKTIAIVGDVTHSRVARSNLIALKTLGAHTRVVAPPTLLPRDVQNYGCEVHYDLERGIAGADVVMVLRLQRERMQGSFIPSINEYFNMYGINRDRLHRMAPGALVMHPGPINRGVELASDAADGPESLVLEQVKNGVAVRMAVLHLLGQGTGI, from the coding sequence ATGGCTGAGTCGCTCGCCTTCCATCAGCGCCATCTCATCACCATGGAGGGCTTAAGCCGCGACGAGATCGAGGCAATCCTCGCGGTGGCCCGCTCCTTCCGGGAGCTCAACGAGCGCGACATCAAAAAAAGCCCCTCGCTGCGCGGTCGCACCGTCATCAACCTGTTTTTCGAAAACTCGACCCGGACCCGTTCCAGCTTTGAGATCGCCGGCAAGCGACTTTCGGCCGACGTCATCAACATCTCGGCCTCCGGCTCATCGACCACCAAGGGTGAAACCCTGCTCGACACGGCGGCCAACCTGCAGGCGATGGTCCCCGACGTGGTGGTGGTGCGGCATGCTCAGGGGGGGGCCTGCGAATTCCTCACCCGCCATCTGGAATGCAGCATCGTCAACGCGGGCGACGGACGGCACGAGCACCCGACCCAGGCGCTGCTCGACCTGCTGACCATGCACGACCACATCGGCGATTGGGCAGACAAAACGATTGCCATCGTCGGCGACGTCACCCACTCCCGGGTCGCCCGCTCCAATTTGATCGCCCTCAAAACCCTGGGGGCCCACACCCGCGTCGTCGCCCCCCCCACCCTGCTGCCCCGCGACGTACAGAACTACGGGTGCGAGGTCCATTACGACCTGGAACGGGGGATTGCCGGGGCCGACGTGGTGATGGTGCTACGGCTGCAACGCGAGCGGATGCAAGGCAGTTTCATCCCCTCGATCAACGAGTATTTCAACATGTACGGGATCAACCGCGACCGCCTGCACCGCATGGCCCCCGGCGCCCTGGTGATGCACCCCGGCCCGATCAACCGCGGGGTGGAGCTGGCCTCCGACGCCGCCGACGGCCCAGAATCGCTGGTGCTCGAACAGGTGAAAAACGGGGTGGCGGTGCGGATGGCGGTGTTGCATCTGTTGGGGCAGGGGACGGGTATTTGA